Proteins encoded in a region of the Triticum dicoccoides isolate Atlit2015 ecotype Zavitan chromosome 3A, WEW_v2.0, whole genome shotgun sequence genome:
- the LOC119271792 gene encoding uncharacterized protein LOC119271792, with protein sequence MQAWEIAHTQKDPKPGEPKYYGKKTAERKKAYSEAYLELHPDTPDAIAAPLDDMAVVRMGLKEHGREAVLDAVITPSISYTQLRRIDPSLSQRTSQPVIIL encoded by the exons atgcaggcgtgggagatcgcccatacgcagaaggaccccaagcctggcgagcccaagtactaTGGCAAGAAGACCGCAGAgaggaagaaggcctactccgaagcgtatctggagttacatcctgacacacctgacgCCATTGCGGCGCCTCTGGACGACATGGCGGTGGTGAGGATGGGGCTCAAGGAGCACGGCcgggaggcggttctcgatgctgtgatcactcctagtatctcctacacacagcttcgtcggatcgacccgagcctgagccagcgcacgagccagccagtgaTTA ttttatga
- the LOC119266813 gene encoding receptor-like protein EIX2, translated as MYISNNQISGSLPTHLDGMAFDQLYLSSNWLTGPIPTLPINITLLDISNNTFSETIPSNLEASQLEVLCMHSNQIGGYIPESICKLEQLKYLDLSNNNLEDGIPQCPDIHNIEYLILSNNSLSGKIPALLENNTRLQFLDLAWNNFSGRLPTWIWKLANLRFLILSHNKFSDSIPVDVTKLVRLQYLDLSGNRFFGAIPCHLSNLTFRRTLQEEYMDTYDLLLHDPSEFAIGIGPQELGQILSVNTKGQHLIYHRTLEYFVGIDLSCNSLTGEIPTDITSLDALVNLNLSSNQLSGQIPNMIGAMQSLESLDLSQNKLSGEIPSSLSNLTSLSYLDLSYNSLSGRIPSGPQLDTLSAENQSLMYICNSGLCGPPVHKNCSGNDPSIRGDLESSKAEFEPLTFYFGLVLGFVVGLWMVFCALLFKKTWRIACFRLFDEVYDQVYVFVVVKWASFAKKIDED; from the coding sequence ATGTACATCTCTAACAACCAAATAAGTGGCAGCTTGCCAACACATCTGGATGGCATGGCTTTCGATCAGCTCTATCTCAGTTCCAACTGGCTTACTGGACCAATACCTACTTTGCCAATAAATATCACCCTATTAGACATCTCCAACAATACATTTTCAGAAACAATACCATCAAACCTTGAAGCCTCACAACTTGAAGTATTGTGTATGCATTCAAATCAAATTGGTGGCTACATTCCAGAATCCATTTGCAAATTGGAACAACTAAAGTATCTGGATTTGTCGAACAATAATTTGGAGGATGGAATTCCTCAATGTCCTGACATCCACAATATAGAATATCTAATACTCAGCAACAACAGTTTATCAGGAAAAATTCCAGCACTTTTAGAGAACAACACACGTCTGCAGTTTTTGGATCTGGCATGGAATAACTTCTCTGGAAGATTGCCTACATGGATATGGAAGCTGGCCAATTTACGTTTTCTCATACTGAGCCACAATAAATTTTCTGATAGTATTCCAGTCGACGTAACAAAGCTTGTGCGCCTTCAATACTTGGATTTATCAGGCAATAGGTTCTTTGGTGCAATACCTTGTCATCTGTCGAACCTAACATTTAGGAGAACATTACAAGAGGAATACATGGATACGTATGATCTTCTCCTACATGATCCCAGTGAATTTGCGATCGGAATTGGGCCTCAAGAACTAGGACAAATATTGTCAGTAAATACAAAAGGCCAGCATCTTATATATCACAGGACACTTGAATATTTTGTGGGCAttgatttatcatgcaactccttgacTGGTGAAATTCCTACAGACATCACTTCACTTGATGCACTAGTGAATTTGAATTTATCATCAAACCAGTTGAGTGGACAAATTCCAAACATGATTGGCGCCATGCAGTCATTAGAATCACTCGACCTCTCTCAGAATAAGCTTTCTGGTGAAATCCCATCGAGCTTGTCAAATCTGACATCTCTGAGCTACCTGGACCTGTCCTACAACAGTTTGTCTGGCAGGATACCCTCTGGCCCCCAACTTGACACCCTCAGTGCTGAAAACCAGTCACTTATGTACATCTGCAACAGTGGACTTTGTGGGCCTCCTGTCCACAAGAATTGTTCAGGAAATGATCCTTCCATCCGTGGCGATCTCGAAAGCAGCAAGGCAGAATTTGAGCCATTGACCTTTTATTTTGGTCTTGTGCTGGGATTTGTGGTGGGGCTTTGGATGGTGTTTTGTGCACTGCTGTTCAAGAAGACATGGAGAATTGCTTGTTTCCGGCTCTTCGACGAGGTGTACGATCAAGTCTATGTATTTGTGGTTGTGAAGTGGGCAAGCTTCGCAAAGAAAATAGATGAAGACTAA
- the LOC119266815 gene encoding Bowman-Birk type trypsin inhibitor-like, which yields MGMKRCVVPSILLMLALQAALLVAGDVDAILLPSQGQDEAAMAAKKRPWKCCDQAVCTRSIPPICRCMDQVSECPSTCKACGPSVGDPSRRVCQDQYVGDPGPICRPWDCCDLPLCTRSNPPTCQCMDEVDKCAPTCKTCLPSRSRPSLRVCIDRYFGPFPPACTPSEAVAAGGN from the exons ATGGGAATGAAGCGATGCGTCGTTCCTAGCATCCTGCTGATGCTTGCACTGCAGGCagccctcctcgtcgccggcgacgtggacGCCATTCTCCTGCCGAGCCAAGGCCAAG ACGAAGCAGCCATGGCGGCCAAGAAGAGGCCGTGGAAGTGCTGCGACCAGGCGGTGTGCACCAGGTCCATCCCGCCGATCTGCCGCTGCATGGACCAGGTCTCCGAGTGCCCCTCCACCTGCAAGGCCTGCGGGCCGTCCGTGGGCGACCCGTCCCGCCGCGTCTGCCAAGACCAGTACGTCGGCGACCCCGGGCCCATCTGCAGGCCCTGGGACTGCTGCGACCTGCCCCTGTGCACCAGGTCCAACCCGCCGACGTGCCAATGCATGGACGAGGTCGACAAGTGTGCTCCGACCTGCAAGACCTGCCTGCCGTCCAGGTCGCGCCCTTCTCTCCGCGTCTGCATCGACCGCTACTTTGGACCCTTCCCGCCCGCGTGCACGCCGTCAGAGGCTGTTGCCGCCGGCGGTAACTAG
- the LOC119266814 gene encoding receptor-like protein EIX2, with amino-acid sequence MRRTINLLLALISISIFSFFTNDALQPQHPHAHGGGCIPAERAALLSFKKGITSDSANLLISWDGQDCCRWRGIGCNNRTGHVVKLHLRSTIVEDNPWGYYDPCEHDNSLFGEISPSLLSLKHLEHLDLSMNCLPGPNSKILNLMGSMTNLRYLDLSGIPFAGRVPSQLGNLSKLQYLDLAQTGNSMMYSMDITWLAKLPFLQFLSMSGVQLSGIADWPHTLNMIPPLRVIHLSSCSLDSANQSLLHLNLTKLEKLDLSSNDFEHSLIYGWFWKATTLKYLDLGDNRLFGQLPDTLGNMTYLQVLDISRNENTNMMMTGYYKNLCSLEILDLSVNGINGDIAVLMKSLPQCTWKKLQELDLSINNFTGTLPDFISEFTRLSILYLYSNSLVGTIPPQIGNMTVLTSLALYNNQLTGSIPVNLGKLMYMTELLLSSNLLSGTVPTEIGSLINLNSLALRENNFTGVITEEHFINLTSLRAIDISSNNLKIVLSSDWRPPVTLKYASFGSCQMGPLFPPWLQQLKTTGLDISSNGLKGEFPDWFWSAFSHATSLDISNNQISGSLPADLDRMAFKKLILNSNRFTGPIPALPNNITWLDISNNKFSGTIPSNLGASLLEVLSVHSNQIGGYIPESICKLEWLVYLDLSNNILEGEIPQCFEMPNIQFFILSNNSLSGKMPAFLQNNTGLKFLDLSWNKFSGRLPAWIGKLMNLHFLILSQNNFSDNIPVDITELGYLRYLDLSGNSFSGAIPQHLLNLTFMRTLQQESVGMDGSVESHGATKLRTSSILNVEQLGHILSVQTKGQQLIYLFGRTLAYFVSIDLSCNSLTGEIPTYITSLAALMNMNLSSNQLSGEIPSMIGTMQSLVSLDLSQNKLSGEIPSSLSNLTSLATLNLSYNSLSGRIPSGRQLDTLNSENPSLMYIGNNGLCGPPVHKNCSGNDPFIQGDVANSNQKFDPLTFNFGLVLGFVVGLWMVFCALLFKKTWRIAYFRLFDKVYDQVYVFVVVKWASFAENTAVE; translated from the coding sequence ATGCGTCGCACAATCAATCTCTTGCTCGCTCTCATCAGCATAAGCATCTTTTCGTTCTTCACAAATGATGCACTACAACCCCAGCATCCGCATGCCCATGGGGGTGGCTGCATCCCGGCCGAGAGGGCTGCCTTGCTCTCCTTCAAAAAGGGCATTACAAGCGACAGCGCCAACCTCCTCATCTCATGGGACGGCCAAGATTGCTGCCGGTGGAGAGGCATCGGTTGCAACAATCGAACTGGCCATGTCGTCAAGCTTCACCTTCGCAGTACAATTGTGGAGGACAACCCCTGGGGCTACTATGATCCATGTGAACATGACAATTCTTTGTTCGGCGAGATAAGTCCCTCTCTACTTTCCTTGAAGCATTTAGAGCACCTGGACCTTAGCATGAACTGTTTACCAGGGCCAAATAGCAAAATTCTTAATTTAATGGGCTCCATGACGAACTTGAGATACCTTGACCTCTCTGGCATACCATTTGCCGGTAGAGTGCCTTCTCAGCTAGGAAATCTGTCTAAGTTGCAGTATCTTGACCTTGCCCAAACTGGTAATTCTATGATGTACTCAATGGACATCACCTGGCTGGCGAAGCTACCTTTCCTGCAGTTCCTTAGCATGAGCGGAGTCCAGCTCTCAGGGATAGCTGACTGGCCTCATACCCTCAATATGATTCCACCTTTGAGGGTTATTCATCTTTCTTCCTGTTCACTTGATAGTGCAAACCAATCACTTCTGCACCTTAATCTCACAAAACTTGAGAAGCTTGACCTGTCCTCAAATGATTTTGAGCACTCACTCATATATGGTTGGTTTTGGAAAGCGACAACCTTGAAGTACCTCGATCTTGGGGATAACAGGTTATTCGGCCAGCTCCCTGACACACTAGGAAACATGACGTACCTTCAAGTCCTTGATATTTCACGCAATGAGAACACGAACATGATGATGACAGGATACTATAAGAATCTTTGCAGTTTGGAAATCCTCGACCTCTCTGTTAATGGCATAAATGGCGACATAGCAGTGCTTATGAAGAGTTTGCCACAATGCACCTGGAAAAAATTGCAGGAGCTGGATCTTAGTATCAACAATTTCACTGGAACTCTGCCAGACTTTATTAGTGAGTTCACTAGGTTGAGCATACTATACCTCTATTCAAACAGCCTTGTTGGAACTATACCACCACAGATTGGGAATATGACAGTTCTAACCTCCCTTGCACTCTATAACAATCAGCTCACGGGAAGTATACCAGTCAATCTTGGGAAATTGATGTATATGACTGAACTTCTCCTCTCAAGCAATCTTCTCAGTGGAACTGTACCCACTGAAATAGGTTCTCTTATTAATCTGAATTCTCTGGCCCTAAGGGAAAATAACTTCACTGGAGTGATCACGGAAGAACACTTCATAAATCTAACAAGTTTAAGGGCAATAGACATCTCTTCCAATAATTTGAAGATTGTACTGAGTTCTGATTGGCGTCCTCCCGTTACTCTGAAGTATGCATCATTTGGATCTTGCCAGATGGGTCCTCTGTTTCCACCTTGGCTTCAGCAGCTGAAAACCACTGGGCTTGACATTTCAAGCAACGGTTTGAAGGGCGAGTTTCCTGATTGGTTTTGGTCTGCATTTTCACATGCCACATCACTGGATATCTCTAACAACCAAATAAGTGGCAGCTTGCCAGCAGATCTGGATCGCATGGCTTTTAAGAAACTCATTCTCAATTCAAACCGGTTTACTGGCCCAATACCTGCATTGCCAAATAATATCACATGGTTAGACATCTCCAACAATAAATTTTCAGGAACAATACCATCAAACCTTGGAGCCTCACTACTTGAAGTATTGTCTGTGCATTCAAATCAAATTGGTGGGTATATTCCAGAGTCTATTTGCAAACTTGAATGGTTGGTGTATCTGGATTTGTCGAACAATATTTTGGAGGGTGAAATTCCCCAATGTTTTGAAATGCCCAACATACAATTTTTTATACTCAGCAATAACAGTTTATCAGGAAAAATGCCAGCATTTTTGCAGAACAACACAGGTCTGAAGTTCTTGGATCTGTCATGGAATAAGTTCTCTGGAAGATTACCTGCATGGATAGGAAAGCTGATGAAtttacattttctcatactgagccAAAATAATTTTTCTGATAATATTCCAGTTGACATAACAGAGCTTGGGTATCTTCGATACTTAGATCTATCAGGCAACAGCTTCTCTGGTGCAATACCTCAGCATCTGTTGAACCTAACATTTATGAGAACATTACAACAGGAATCCGTTGGTATGGATGGTTCTGTTGAATCTCATGGAGCCACAAAATTACGCACTAGCAGCATACTGAATGTTGAACAGCTAGGACATATATTGTCAGTACAGACAAAAGGGCAGCAACTTATATACTTATTTGGCAGAACACTTGCATATTTTGTGAGCAttgatttatcatgcaactccctgACTGGTGAAATTCCTACATACATCACTTCGCTTGCTGCACTAATGAATATGAACTTATCATCAAACCAATTGAGTGGAGAAATTCCAAGCATGATTGGCACCATGCAGTCACTGGTATCTCTTGACCTCTCTCAGAACAAGCTTTCTGGTGAAATCCCATCGAGCTTGTCAAATCTGACATCTCTGGCCACCCTGAACCTGTCCTACAACAGTTTGTCTGGAAGGATACCCTCTGGCCGCCAACTTGACACCCTCAATTCCGAGAACCCGTCACTTATGTACATTGGCAACAATGGACTTTGTGGGCCTCCTGTCCACAAGAATTGTTCAGGAAATGATCCTTTCATCCAGGGAGATGTCGCCAACAGCAACCAAAAATTTGATCCACTGACGTTTAACTTTGGTCTTGTGCTTGGATTTGTGGTGGGACTCTGGATGGTGTTTTGTGCACTGCTGTTCAAGAAGACATggagaattgcttacttccggctctTTGACAAGGTGTACGATCAAGTCTATGTCTTTGTGGTCGTGAAGTGGGCAAGCTTTGCAGAGAACACAGCCGTAGAATAA